The following proteins come from a genomic window of Paucimonas lemoignei:
- the pyrH gene encoding uridylate kinase, translated as MAQQGSGYQARYKRILLKLSGEALMGSEEFGIDPKVLDRMALEVGQLVGIGVQVGLVIGGGNLFRGAALSAAGMDRVTGDHMGMLATVMNALAMRDALERANISAIVMSAISMVGVTDHYDRRKAMRHLNSKEVVIFAAGTGNPFFTTDSAACLRAIEIDADVVLKATKVDGVYTADPFKDPHAEKFDHLTYDEVLDRKLGVMDLTAICLCRDHKMPLRVFNMNKPGALLNIVHGGAEGTLIEEGAQ; from the coding sequence ATGGCTCAGCAGGGCAGTGGTTATCAGGCTCGCTATAAACGCATTCTACTCAAGCTTAGCGGCGAGGCCCTGATGGGGTCCGAAGAGTTCGGTATTGATCCAAAGGTACTGGATCGCATGGCGCTGGAAGTCGGCCAACTGGTCGGGATCGGCGTTCAGGTCGGTCTGGTCATCGGTGGTGGCAACCTGTTCCGTGGCGCTGCATTGAGTGCTGCGGGTATGGATCGTGTCACGGGTGATCACATGGGCATGCTGGCCACTGTGATGAACGCGCTGGCAATGCGTGATGCGCTGGAGCGTGCCAATATCTCCGCCATCGTGATGTCTGCCATTTCGATGGTAGGTGTGACGGACCATTACGATCGTCGCAAGGCGATGCGTCACCTAAACTCCAAAGAAGTCGTGATTTTTGCGGCTGGCACAGGTAACCCGTTTTTCACCACCGACTCGGCTGCTTGCCTGCGAGCAATCGAAATCGACGCCGACGTTGTCCTCAAGGCAACCAAGGTTGATGGTGTCTATACCGCAGATCCATTCAAAGACCCGCACGCAGAGAAGTTCGATCATCTGACTTACGATGAAGTGCTGGATCGCAAGCTGGGTGTGATGGACCTGACGGCGATCTGCCTGTGCCGTGACCACAAGATGCCACTTCGCGTTTTTAATATGAACAAGCCCGGCGCCCTGCTGAATATCGTACACGGCGGCGCTGAAGGAACCCTGATCGAGGAAGGCGCACAATGA
- the tsf gene encoding translation elongation factor Ts produces the protein MAEITAALVKELRERTGEGMMDCKKALTKAGGDIEKAIDDMRASGAIKAAKKAGNVAAEGAIAVKVAEDGKRATIIEVNSQTDFLALQDDFKNFVNSSLEKAFADKLTDAAPLIEAQEVERTALIAKVGENVNIRRLSSIEGDVVNAYLHGNKIGVVVVLKGGDADLAKDIAMHVAASNPEFLFPSEVSAEAIEREKGVFLQLNEDKIKGKPAEIVEKMVAGRITKFLAEASLVEQAFVKNPEVKVGDLAKKAGAEIVSFTYFKVGEGIEKPVDNFAEEVAAQVAASKK, from the coding sequence ATGGCAGAGATTACTGCAGCGTTGGTTAAAGAACTGCGCGAGCGTACCGGCGAAGGCATGATGGATTGCAAAAAGGCCTTGACCAAGGCTGGCGGCGACATCGAAAAAGCCATTGATGACATGCGTGCTTCGGGCGCAATCAAGGCAGCCAAGAAAGCAGGCAACGTTGCTGCTGAAGGCGCCATTGCTGTCAAGGTTGCCGAAGACGGCAAGCGCGCTACCATCATCGAAGTCAACTCCCAGACCGACTTCCTGGCTCTGCAAGACGACTTCAAGAACTTCGTCAACAGCAGCCTGGAAAAAGCGTTCGCTGACAAACTGACCGACGCAGCTCCGCTGATCGAAGCTCAGGAAGTGGAGCGTACTGCTTTGATTGCCAAAGTTGGCGAGAACGTGAACATCCGTCGCCTGTCGAGCATCGAAGGTGACGTGGTCAACGCTTACCTGCACGGTAACAAGATCGGTGTTGTGGTTGTCCTGAAAGGCGGCGACGCTGATCTGGCCAAAGACATCGCGATGCACGTTGCTGCCAGCAACCCTGAGTTCCTGTTCCCTTCGGAAGTTTCTGCCGAAGCGATCGAGCGTGAGAAGGGCGTCTTCCTGCAACTGAACGAAGACAAGATCAAAGGCAAGCCAGCCGAAATCGTTGAGAAAATGGTTGCCGGTCGTATCACCAAGTTCCTAGCCGAAGCCAGCCTTGTTGAGCAGGCGTTCGTCAAGAACCCGGAAGTCAAGGTCGGTGATCTGGCCAAGAAAGCCGGCGCTGAAATCGTTTCTTTCACCTACTTCAAAGTGGGCGAAGGCATCGAGAAGCCAGTCGACAACTTCGCTGAAGAAGTCGCTGCGCAAGTAGCTGCAAGCAAGAAGTAA
- the frr gene encoding ribosome recycling factor, with amino-acid sequence MINDIKKDAQERMQKSLESLTHAFGQIRTGKAHPSILGSVMVPYYGADTPLSGVANVTVKDSRTLQVVAFERNMLAAVDKAIQSAGLNLNPTNLGELLLISMPALTEETRKGFTKQARSAAEDARVAVRNIRRDAMGELKKLVKDKEISEDEERRASADIQKLTDKAEADIDAATKQKEADLMAV; translated from the coding sequence ATGATCAACGACATCAAGAAAGACGCTCAAGAGCGCATGCAGAAATCTCTCGAATCCCTGACCCATGCATTTGGTCAGATTCGTACCGGCAAGGCTCACCCAAGCATTCTGGGTAGCGTGATGGTGCCTTACTACGGCGCTGATACTCCGCTCAGTGGCGTTGCCAATGTTACGGTAAAAGACTCCCGTACCCTTCAGGTTGTGGCGTTCGAGCGCAATATGCTCGCAGCGGTCGACAAGGCTATCCAGAGTGCTGGCCTGAACCTTAATCCGACCAACCTTGGCGAGCTGCTGCTGATCTCCATGCCAGCGCTGACTGAAGAAACCCGCAAGGGCTTCACCAAGCAGGCTCGTAGCGCCGCAGAAGATGCTCGTGTTGCCGTGCGCAACATTCGCCGTGATGCGATGGGCGAGTTGAAAAAGCTGGTCAAGGACAAGGAAATCAGCGAAGACGAAGAGCGTCGTGCATCTGCTGATATCCAGAAGCTGACCGACAAGGCAGAGGCCGACATCGATGCGGCCACCAAGCAGAAAGAAGCAGACCTGATGGCCGTATAA
- the rpsB gene encoding 30S ribosomal protein S2, which yields MSQVNMRDMLKAGVHFGHQTRYWNPKMGKYIFGARNKIHIINLEKTLPMFNEALTFVEKLASGKNKILFVGTKRSAGKIVAEEAARCGSPYVDHRWLGGMLTNFKTIRQSIKRLRELEIQAEDGTFAKLTKKEALMRTRDLEKLDRSLGGIKDMGGLPDALFVIDVDHERIAITEANKLGIPVIGVVDTNSSPEGVDYIIPGNDDAIRAIQLYMGSMADAVIRGRNNVAGGTDVFVEEAPAAAVEG from the coding sequence ATGTCCCAAGTCAATATGCGCGATATGCTGAAGGCCGGTGTGCACTTCGGTCACCAGACCCGTTACTGGAACCCGAAAATGGGTAAATACATTTTCGGCGCGCGTAACAAGATTCACATTATCAACCTTGAAAAAACCCTGCCAATGTTCAACGAAGCTCTGACTTTCGTTGAGAAGCTGGCCTCGGGCAAAAACAAGATCCTGTTCGTCGGCACAAAGCGTTCGGCTGGCAAGATCGTTGCTGAAGAAGCAGCACGTTGCGGTTCGCCGTACGTCGATCACCGCTGGTTGGGCGGCATGCTGACCAACTTCAAAACCATCCGTCAGTCCATCAAGCGTCTGCGTGAGCTTGAAATCCAGGCTGAAGACGGTACTTTCGCCAAGCTGACCAAGAAAGAGGCGCTGATGCGCACTCGCGATCTGGAAAAGCTGGATCGTAGCCTGGGTGGTATCAAGGACATGGGCGGTCTGCCTGACGCACTGTTCGTTATCGACGTTGATCACGAGCGCATCGCGATCACCGAAGCCAACAAGCTTGGTATCCCGGTTATCGGCGTAGTCGATACCAACAGCAGCCCGGAAGGCGTTGACTACATCATCCCAGGCAACGATGACGCAATCCGCGCTATCCAGCTGTACATGGGTTCGATGGCTGACGCTGTAATCCGTGGTCGCAACAACGTTGCTGGCGGCACCGACGTTTTCGTCGAAGAAGCTCCAGCTGCTGCTGTTGAAGGCTGA
- the map_1 gene encoding methionine aminopeptidase gives MTVTIKTPEDIEKMRIAGRLAADVLEMIGAHVKPGVTTDELDRICHDYIVNEQKAIPAPLNYKGYPKSICTSINHVVCHGIPNDKPLKNGDVLNIDVTVIKDGYHGDTSKMFHVGKVPEWAERLSKITQECLYKGIEIVRPGTTLGDIGEVIQKHAEKSGFSVVREYCGHGIGKVFHEEPQILHYGKAGEGMALKEGMTFTIEPMINQGKAETRLLGDGWTAITKDRKLSAQWEHTILVTADGYEIFTLRSDDTIARTSA, from the coding sequence ATGACCGTCACCATCAAAACCCCCGAAGACATCGAAAAAATGCGCATTGCCGGTCGCCTGGCTGCCGATGTCCTGGAAATGATCGGTGCTCACGTCAAACCTGGCGTCACTACCGACGAGCTGGACCGCATCTGCCACGACTACATCGTCAATGAGCAAAAAGCGATTCCTGCTCCGCTCAACTACAAAGGCTATCCGAAGTCGATCTGCACCTCGATCAACCATGTGGTCTGCCATGGCATCCCGAACGACAAGCCGCTGAAGAACGGCGATGTGCTGAACATCGACGTGACCGTGATCAAGGACGGCTACCACGGCGACACCAGCAAAATGTTCCACGTCGGCAAAGTGCCAGAGTGGGCAGAGCGCCTGTCGAAGATCACCCAGGAATGCCTCTATAAAGGCATCGAGATTGTCCGTCCGGGCACCACGCTTGGCGATATTGGCGAAGTCATCCAGAAGCACGCTGAAAAGAGCGGTTTCTCGGTGGTGCGCGAATACTGTGGCCATGGCATCGGCAAGGTGTTCCACGAAGAGCCGCAGATCCTGCACTACGGCAAGGCTGGCGAAGGCATGGCACTGAAAGAAGGCATGACCTTTACCATCGAACCCATGATCAACCAGGGCAAGGCTGAAACACGTCTGCTGGGCGACGGCTGGACAGCAATCACCAAGGACCGCAAATTGTCGGCCCAGTGGGAGCACACCATCCTGGTTACCGCTGACGGCTACGAGATCTTTACCCTGCGCAGCGATGACACTATCGCCCGCACCTCAGCCTGA